GATCACGCCGTCCCTTCGTCTCGCCGAACGTTTCTGTCATCGCCGTTCCCCCCTGCCTTGGGCTGCTGCAGGTGCCTGCATGACCCGTCTCGGTGTGCGCGTCGGGCCGCCAGGCGGCCGCAAGCGCGGCCTTTTCCTGCCGCGTCAGCTGCTTAATGGCCCACTCCCGCCGCATGGCACTGGATTTGTCCGGGCACAGTTCGACGTAACTCAACTCGACAGGCCGCCGTGCCCGGGTGTACTTGCCGCCGACGCCGCGCTGGTGTGCTGCCAGCCTGCGCGCCACGTCATTCGTGTACCCGGTGTAAAAGGTCCCGTCCCGACAAGTCAATATGTAGACGTAAAACATCCTCGTCGCCCGCTTCCAAAACGCCGGTGTTGTTCGGTGCAATCCGCAGCATCCACCGCGGCATCTGCTGAGGATTCCACTCCGGCATCTGCCGCGCCTGTGCGTCTAATGGCACAACAGCGAGTACCCGCCGTCCACAATCAGCGTCTGGCCGCGAATCATCCGGGCCTCCGGCGAACACAGGAAGAACACTGCGTTGGCGAGGTCCTCGGGCTGCAGCATCTGGCCGGTCGGATTGTTGCGGCCCGCTTCCAGGAGCTCGTCTCGATTGGGGAAGTGTTTCAGCGCATCCGTCTCCACCACCCCGCCGGAAACCGCGTTGACGGCGATGTTTTGCGGTGCCAGTTCGACCGCCAGGTACCGCGTGATGGCCTCGAGGCTCGCCTTGGAAACGCCGACCACGGTGTAGTTGGGGAGCACCCGCGTGGAACCGATGCTGGACAGCGCCACCATGGCGCCGCCGCCCGTCCGCTCCATCAACTTCGCCGCTTGCTGCGCCGCAAAGAAGAACGCCTTGGCGTTGATGTTCTGCGTCCAGTCCCA
Above is a genomic segment from Alicyclobacillus cycloheptanicus containing:
- the fabL gene encoding enoyl-[acyl-carrier-protein] reductase FabL, which gives rise to MSTGTQARKVALITGGTRGIGKAIARKFAEAGYDLALNFLRSRSKAQEAKAELEQTGARVHLIKANVGDVESIKSLFAEVDSVYGRLDVFISNAASGVQRPFLELEESHWDWTQNINAKAFFFAAQQAAKLMERTGGGAMVALSSIGSTRVLPNYTVVGVSKASLEAITRYLAVELAPQNIAVNAVSGGVVETDALKHFPNRDELLEAGRNNPTGQMLQPEDLANAVFFLCSPEARMIRGQTLIVDGGYSLLCH